From a single Micromonospora sp. WMMD1102 genomic region:
- a CDS encoding HNH endonuclease — translation MSRRARQHVTVGGARYPPDVLSQVRGLSRHFTEETLRAYLLDRSTRAEGGCLVVRGYGSRRGVPQKVAGRAWAHIAAYVVFVGDYDPGLEVDRVCGVPDCIEPTHLRQLSHAENCRDRRQRPRCRNGHDREIDSRTGRFREVCRRCNSETQKRWRERQARQVAEGRARYGRTTD, via the coding sequence GTGTCGAGGCGCGCCCGCCAGCACGTCACCGTCGGCGGCGCCCGCTATCCTCCCGACGTGCTCTCCCAGGTCCGCGGCCTGTCCCGCCACTTCACCGAGGAAACACTCCGGGCGTACCTGTTGGACCGCTCGACCCGCGCCGAGGGCGGCTGCCTCGTCGTACGCGGCTACGGTAGCCGGCGGGGCGTACCGCAGAAGGTCGCGGGCCGGGCATGGGCGCACATCGCCGCGTACGTCGTATTCGTCGGTGACTACGACCCCGGGCTGGAGGTCGACCGCGTCTGCGGTGTGCCGGACTGTATCGAGCCGACCCACCTGCGTCAGCTCAGCCATGCCGAGAACTGTCGTGACCGCAGGCAGCGGCCCCGGTGCCGCAACGGGCACGACCGTGAGATCGACAGCCGCACCGGCCGCTTTCGCGAGGTCTGCCGACGGTGCAACAGCGAGACGCAGAAGCGGTGGCGCGAACGGCAGGCCCGCCAGGTCGCCGAGGGCCGCGCCCGGTACGGCCGCACGACGGACTGA
- a CDS encoding epoxide hydrolase family protein yields MIKPFRVHIPQTDLDDLADRLARTRWPNEVADAGWDYGFPLARLKDLAEYWRTGYDWREHEAELNTLPHFTTEIDNQNIHFVHVRSPKPDALALVLTHGWPGSFLEFLDVIEPLSRDFHLVIPSIPGYGFSGPTHERGWDIGRIARAWAELMRRLGYQRYGAQGGDFGSGISTALGAVAPERVVGVHVNYLPTRPLPDADLALSETDEARLDKIRQLMANRPPYQALQASTPQTVGYALTDSPVGQLAWIAERFAQWTDPRTPVSDDRMLTDVSLYWLTATAASSARLHRETPRRLQPCPVPVGVAVFAHDITQPVRPLAERLFDIRHWSEFDRGGHFAAMEVPELLAEDVRKFFLARIPDDR; encoded by the coding sequence ATGATCAAGCCGTTTCGCGTCCACATCCCCCAGACCGATCTCGACGACCTGGCCGACCGGCTCGCCCGCACCCGCTGGCCCAACGAGGTGGCCGACGCCGGATGGGACTACGGCTTCCCACTGGCCCGGCTCAAGGACCTGGCCGAGTACTGGCGCACCGGCTACGACTGGCGCGAGCACGAGGCCGAACTCAACACACTCCCCCACTTCACCACCGAGATCGACAACCAGAACATCCACTTCGTCCACGTCCGGTCCCCGAAGCCGGACGCGCTCGCGCTGGTCCTCACCCACGGCTGGCCCGGCTCGTTCCTGGAGTTCCTCGACGTGATCGAGCCGCTGTCCCGCGACTTCCACCTGGTCATCCCGTCCATCCCGGGATACGGATTCTCCGGGCCGACCCACGAACGCGGCTGGGACATCGGCCGGATCGCGCGGGCCTGGGCCGAGCTGATGCGCCGGCTCGGCTACCAGCGGTACGGGGCACAGGGTGGCGACTTCGGCTCGGGCATCTCGACGGCGCTCGGTGCGGTGGCACCCGAGCGGGTCGTCGGAGTACACGTCAACTACCTGCCGACCCGGCCGCTCCCGGACGCCGACCTCGCCCTGTCCGAGACCGACGAGGCCCGGCTGGACAAGATCAGGCAGCTGATGGCGAACCGCCCGCCGTACCAGGCCCTACAGGCCAGCACCCCGCAGACCGTCGGCTACGCGCTCACCGACTCGCCGGTCGGCCAACTGGCCTGGATCGCCGAGCGTTTCGCGCAGTGGACGGACCCGCGCACCCCGGTCAGCGACGACCGGATGCTCACCGACGTCTCGCTCTACTGGCTGACCGCCACCGCCGCCTCCTCGGCCCGACTGCACCGCGAGACACCCCGCCGGCTGCAACCGTGCCCGGTACCGGTCGGCGTCGCGGTCTTCGCCCACGACATCACCCAGCCGGTACGGCCGCTGGCCGAGCGGCTCTTCGACATCCGGCACTGGTCGGAATTCGACCGGGGCGGCCACTTCGCCGCGATGGAGGTGCCGGAACTGCTCGCCGAGGACGTCCGGAAGTTCTTCCTCGCCCGGATCCCGGACGACCGGTAG
- a CDS encoding tyrosine-type recombinase/integrase has protein sequence MPSSEIVPRRSGGPMSAAAGSADFTEAWLDNRRLSAHTRDAYRRDVAGWLGWCGNRALDPLRATFLDVNTYARELEETLGLRSGRPLTPSTVARRLSALSSWYEFLVRLHAVDANPVAGADRPRVDRDHSGTVGLTSDEVDALLAAAGADTGPTAVRNRATISLLADLGLRVGELISLDLADLGTERGHRSIRFVGKGGKMRRRALTPGTAYAVDAYLAARAAAQGRTVPELTGPLLVTATGARLDRKSVFRLVRRLARVAGIPAWARLSPHSLRHAFATTARSEGVSLEDVQDAMGHADPRTTRRYDRDRHNLDRDPAYVIWAARSRRRH, from the coding sequence ATGCCGTCTTCCGAGATCGTGCCCCGCCGGTCGGGCGGTCCCATGTCGGCAGCCGCGGGGTCCGCCGATTTCACCGAAGCCTGGCTGGACAACCGGCGGCTGTCCGCGCACACCCGCGACGCGTACCGGCGGGACGTCGCGGGCTGGCTGGGTTGGTGCGGGAACCGGGCGCTCGACCCGCTGCGGGCCACGTTCCTCGACGTCAACACGTACGCCCGCGAACTGGAGGAGACGCTGGGGCTGCGCAGTGGTCGCCCGCTCACCCCGAGTACCGTCGCCCGCCGGCTCTCCGCGCTGTCCAGCTGGTACGAGTTCCTGGTCAGGTTGCACGCGGTCGACGCCAATCCGGTGGCCGGCGCCGACCGCCCCCGGGTCGACCGGGACCATTCCGGCACCGTCGGGTTGACCTCCGACGAGGTCGATGCGCTGCTGGCGGCCGCCGGGGCCGACACCGGACCGACCGCCGTCCGGAACCGGGCCACCATCAGTCTGCTGGCCGACCTGGGGCTGCGGGTCGGCGAGTTGATCTCGTTGGACCTGGCCGACCTGGGTACCGAGCGTGGGCATCGCAGCATCCGCTTCGTCGGCAAGGGCGGCAAGATGCGCCGTCGCGCCCTCACCCCGGGCACGGCGTACGCGGTGGACGCCTACCTGGCTGCCCGGGCCGCCGCCCAGGGGCGGACCGTGCCGGAGTTGACCGGTCCACTGCTGGTCACCGCGACCGGCGCCCGACTGGACCGGAAATCGGTGTTCCGGCTGGTCCGCCGGCTCGCCCGGGTGGCCGGCATCCCCGCGTGGGCGCGACTGTCGCCGCACTCGCTGCGGCACGCGTTCGCCACCACCGCCCGGAGCGAGGGGGTGTCCCTGGAGGACGTGCAGGACGCGATGGGGCACGCCGACCCGCGGACCACCCGCCGGTACGACCGGGACCGGCACAACCTCGACCGCGATCCCGCGTACGTGATCTGGGCGGCCCGGTCCCGTCGGCGCCACTGA
- a CDS encoding deaminase has product MDGGTEQDRRWLRSAIALSRLSPPSPSHYAVGAIIVDGHGTALATGYTGETDPHYHAEEAALAKLSGRTGPELNRATIYTSMEPCTVRRSRPDPCTELLLDAGIGRVVLALREPLLFADCDGVETLRGAGVAVVEIGELGHLVTAVNAHVLSSADRARGTRSAG; this is encoded by the coding sequence ATGGACGGCGGCACCGAACAGGACCGGCGATGGTTGAGGTCGGCCATCGCGCTGTCCCGGCTCTCGCCGCCGTCGCCCAGCCACTACGCCGTCGGTGCGATCATCGTCGACGGGCACGGGACCGCGCTGGCTACCGGTTACACCGGCGAGACCGACCCGCACTACCACGCGGAGGAGGCCGCCCTGGCGAAGCTGTCCGGCCGCACCGGACCGGAACTGAACCGGGCGACGATCTACACCTCGATGGAGCCCTGCACCGTCCGCAGGTCGCGGCCGGATCCCTGCACCGAGCTGCTGCTCGACGCCGGCATCGGGCGGGTGGTACTGGCCCTGCGGGAGCCGCTGCTCTTCGCCGACTGCGACGGCGTGGAGACCCTGCGCGGTGCCGGGGTGGCCGTGGTCGAGATCGGCGAACTGGGTCACCTCGTGACCGCGGTCAACGCGCACGTCCTGTCGTCGGCCGACCGTGCCCGGGGCACCAGGTCCGCCGGGTGA